Proteins from a single region of Macadamia integrifolia cultivar HAES 741 unplaced genomic scaffold, SCU_Mint_v3 scaffold3312, whole genome shotgun sequence:
- the LOC122067997 gene encoding beta-galactosidase 1-like isoform X1, translated as MMEYFWRRDMLLVLGLSQLLCFSTSLLLAHAAATQVTYDNGQLLINGQPRILFSGSIHYPRSTVSTLIHQMWPDLIQKAKEGGIDVIETYIFWDVHEPHHRQYNFEGNLDFIRFFKAVQQAGLYGILRIGPYVCAEWNYG; from the exons ATGATGGAGTACTTCTGGAGGAGAGATATGCTACTTGTTCTGGGTTTAAGCCAACTGCTGTGTTTTTCTACTTCACTACTACTGGCACATGCAGCAGCAACGCAAGTCACTTATGACAATGGCCAACTTCTGATCAATGGACAACCCAGAATTCTGTTTTCCGGTTCCATCCATTACCCACGCAGCACTGTTTCTACATTGATTCATCAGATGTGGCCAGACCTTATCCAGAAAGCAAAGGAGGGTGGAATCGATGTAATTGAGACTTACATTTTCTGGGATGTCCATGAGCCCCATCATCGCCAG TACAATTTCGAGGGAAACCTAGacttcatcagattcttcaaGGCAGTGCAACAAGCAGGGTTATACGGCATTCTTCGCATTGGTCCTTATGTCTGTGCCGAATGGAACTATGGGTAA
- the LOC122067997 gene encoding beta-galactosidase 13-like isoform X2: MDNPEFCFPMWPDLIQKAKEGGIDVIETYIFWDVHEPHHRQYNFEGNLDFIRFFKAVQQAGLYGILRIGPYVCAEWNYG, translated from the exons ATGGACAACCCAGAATTCTGTTTTCCG ATGTGGCCAGACCTTATCCAGAAAGCAAAGGAGGGTGGAATCGATGTAATTGAGACTTACATTTTCTGGGATGTCCATGAGCCCCATCATCGCCAG TACAATTTCGAGGGAAACCTAGacttcatcagattcttcaaGGCAGTGCAACAAGCAGGGTTATACGGCATTCTTCGCATTGGTCCTTATGTCTGTGCCGAATGGAACTATGGGTAA
- the LOC122067995 gene encoding beta-galactosidase-like: protein FGGITGSGWSSDGKGFVFEKPITLVEGLNSLSLLSATVGLKNYDAFFETVPNGIVGGPVKLIGKGNVIKDLSSSKWSYKIGLNGENEQFYDDNLSRDKKWNLEGLPLKSPMTWYKTTFKAPLGSDPVVVDLLGMDKGHAWVNGHSIGRFWPTMISKAPHGYQCSETCDYRGEYNDKKCMADCGLPSQRWYHVPRSFLNNGDNTLILFEEIGGDPTQINFQTVIVGKVCGNAYEGSTLELSCKGGQISAIEFASFGDPQGTCESFKKGSNDAPNTLSVLQKECLGKASCLINVSGATFGLSSSNFHTPKRLAVQAVC, encoded by the exons TTTGGTGGAATAACAGGTTCTGGTTGGAGTAGTGATGGAAAAGGTTTCGTGTTCGAGAAACCAATCACATTGGTGGAAGGCCTTAATAGCTTATCTTTACTCAGTGCTACAGTTGGATTAAAG AATTATGATGCATTTTTCGAAACGGTACCCAATGGAATAGTTGGTGGTCCGGTTAAGTTGATTGGAAAGGGTAATGTTATTAAAGACCTATCATCCAGCAAATGGTCCTACAAG ATTGGTTTGAACGGTGAGAATGAGCAATTCTATGATGATAACCTGTCCCGTGACAAAAAATGGAACCTAGAAGGACTTCCCTTGAAGAGTCCAATGACATGGTACAAGACAACCTTCAAGGCTCCTTTGGGTAGTGATCCTGTGGTGGTAGATTTGTTGGGTATGGATAAGGGACATGCATGGGTGAATGGACACAGCATTGGAAGATTCTGGCCAACCATGATTTCCAAAGCCCCTCACGGTTATCAATGCTCTGAGACATGTGATTATCGTGGAGAATATAATGATAAGAAATGCATGGCGGATTGTGGCCTTCCTTCTCAAAGATG GTACCATGTCCCACGATCATTCTTGAATAATGGGGATAACACATTGATCTTGTTCGAAGAAATTGGTGGCGACCCCACACAAATTAATTTCCAGACAGTCATAGTAGGAAAGGTATGTGGGAATGCATATGAGGGGAGCACCTTGGAACTCTCATGCAAAGGTGGCCAAATCTCTGCTATTGAATTTGCCAGCTTTGGAGATCCGCAAGGCACATGTGAATCATTCAAGAAAGGTAGCAACGATGCTCCGAACACTCTGTCCGTGTTGCAGAAAGAATGCTTAGGAAAGGCGTCTTGTTTGATCAATGTCTCAGGAGCAACCTTTGGATTAAGCAGCTCCAACTTCCACACCCCTAAGAGGCTGGCAGTGCAAGCTGTTTGCTAG